A stretch of the Lactuca sativa cultivar Salinas chromosome 9, Lsat_Salinas_v11, whole genome shotgun sequence genome encodes the following:
- the LOC111879392 gene encoding pentatricopeptide repeat-containing protein At1g80270, mitochondrial: MWAIRRASVRIKSQPSSSVTFRSSSAKFETTSSSYTDNTNFSEPPPLVSNRSLPINRFYSQTHGNQSFLIGNHSFSSQAGTESSGEEDDAQNNSFSFNDISDSGLISEADKSESESESEDDDIAVKEPQNELNLSDNEEEEEAVETKGEERRGPSGLFKVMVNSSSMVAAKKALDKWVEDGNDLSRSEISGAMFELRRRRMFGKALQLSEWLEGQEKVEFGERDYASRVDLFAKTRGLQKAESYIEKIPEAFRGEVVYRTLLANCVQITHTKKAEQIFNKIKDLKLPITAFSCNQLLLLYKRTDKRKIADVLLLMEKENIKPSLFTYRLLIDTKGQSNDIAGMEQVLETMKTEGLEPDLRCQIVLAKHYIYGGIKDKAKTVLKEIEGDNLKENRRVVSSLLPVYALLGSEDDVKRVWEICESDPRLDECLNAIDAFGRLKKVEEAEVVFEKMSKKWKQLSAKYYTAMLKVYAYNKMLTKGKDMVKLMSDNGCRIGPLTWDALVKLYLESGEIEKADSVLKKASEQIQGKPLFATYMMILDQYAKRGDVHNAEKIFYRMRQDGYVSRFRQYNSLLQAYINAKVPAYGFRERLKADNVFPSKSLVGQLAQVDAFKKTAVSDLLD; the protein is encoded by the exons ATGTGGGCAATTCGAAGAGCCTCTGTCCGTATCAA GTCCCAACCTTCTTCATCAGTAACTTTCCGTTCTTCCTCTGCTAAATTTGAAACAACAAGTTCCAGTTACACTGACAACACTAACTTCAGCGAGCCACCACCACTTGTATCCAACAGATCCCTACCAATAAATAGATTTTATTCCCAGACACATGGCAATCAAAGCTTCTTGATCGGGAATCATAGCTTTTCCTCACAGGCTGGAACAGAGAGTAGTGGGGAAGAAGATGATGCTCAAAACAATAGTTTTTCTTTTAATGATATTAGTGACAGTGGACTGATTTCTGAAGCTGACAAGTCTGAATCTGAATCTGAATCTGAAGATGATGATATTGCTGTGAAAGAGCCTCAAAATGAGCTGAATTTATCAGATaacgaggaagaagaagaagctgtAGAAACCAAAGGTGAAGAAAGAAGAGGTCCTTCAGGATTGTTTAAGGTTATGGTAAATTCTTCATCAATGGTTGCTGCTAAAAAAGCTCTAGATAAGTGGGTTGAAGACGGAAATGATCTATCTAGATCAGAAATATCAGGTGCAATGTTTGAACTCAGAAGGCGAAGGATGTTTGGGAAGGCCTTACAG CTATCAGAATGGTTAGAGGGGCAAGAAAAAGTAGAATTCGGGGAGAGAGATTATGCATCCCGTGTTGATTTATTCGCGAAAACCCGTGGATTACAAAAAGCCGAAAGCTACATCGAGAAGATTCCGGAAGCTTTTCGAGGTGAAGTAGTTTATCGAACTCTCTTAGCTAATTGTGTTCAAATCACCCACACAAAAAAAGCCGAACAAATCTTCAACAAAATCAAAGACCTCAAACTCCCAATAACCGCTTTCTCCTGCAACCAATTACtccttttatacaaaagaacagaCAAACGAAAAATAGCCGATGTCCTACTCTTAATGGAAAAAGAAAACATAAAGCCATCACTTTTCACATATAGATTATTAATCGACACTAAAGGCCAATCAAACGACATAGCGGGAATGGAACAAGTTCTTGAAACCATGAAAACCGAAGGGTTGGAACCCGATTTAAGATGTCAAATTGTTTTAGCCAAACATTATATCTACGGGGGTATAAAAGATAAAGCAAAAACCGTTTTAAAAGAGATCGAAGGCGACAATCTTAAAGAGAACCGAAGGGTAGTTTCGTCTTTGTTACCTGTATACGCATTACTCGGAAGCGAAGACGACGTGAAACGAGTTTGGGAAATTTGCGAATCCGACCCGAGACTCGACGAGTGTTTAAACGCGATTGACGCGTTCGGGAGATTAAAAAAAGTGGAGGAAGCGGAGGTGGTGTTTGAAAAAATGTCGAAAAAATGGAAACAATTATCGGCGAAATATTACACTGCGATGTTGAAAGTATACGCGTATAATAAAATGTTGACAAAAGGGAAAGATATGGTGAAGTTGATGAGTGATAACGGGTGTAGGATCGGGCCTTTGACTTGGGATGCTTTGGTGAAGTTGTATTTGGAGTCGGGGGAGATTGAGAAGGCGGATTCGGTTTTGAAAAAGGCTTCGGAGCAAATTCAAGGGAAGCCATTGTTTGCTACTTATATGATGATTTTGGATCAGTATGCTAAAAGAGGTGATGTACATAATGCTGAAAAGATTTTTTATAGAATGAGACAAGATGGGTATGTGTCGAGGTTTAGGCAGTATAATTCGCTTTTGCAAGCGTATATAAATGCGAAAGTTCCGGCGTATGGGTTTAGGGAGCGGTTGAAGGCAGATAATGTGTTCCCGAGTAAGTCGTTGGTGGGACAGCTGGCGCAGGTTGATGCGTTTAAGAAAACCGCGGTTTCTGATTTGCTTGATTAG